The Amycolatopsis solani genome has a window encoding:
- a CDS encoding GNAT family N-acetyltransferase has product MAPEVLTTLARRPDLAEAVYAIPYPPGSPSFMAGSLTSLLVRGRRVARRWPHLVVALLDGDQPIARGIMVPFRGRGTLPARGWDEVAVWAAEDALDDVAADTAGALEIAVHPEHQGRGHAGTVLAAMRDAAAAAGLGSLVIPVRPPDKAAVPSKPMREYAAETRADGLPADRWLRTHVRAGGRVEAIAPCSATVQAPLADWRRWTGLPFDQDGVATVPGALAPVFVSVAEDFAVYVEPNVWVSHPVVSV; this is encoded by the coding sequence GTGGCACCTGAGGTGCTGACGACCCTGGCGCGGCGGCCGGACCTGGCCGAGGCCGTCTACGCCATCCCGTACCCGCCGGGTTCGCCGTCGTTCATGGCGGGCAGCCTCACGAGCCTGCTGGTGCGCGGCCGCCGGGTGGCGCGCCGCTGGCCGCACCTCGTCGTCGCGTTGCTCGACGGCGACCAGCCGATCGCGCGCGGCATCATGGTGCCGTTCCGCGGTCGCGGAACGCTGCCCGCCCGCGGCTGGGACGAAGTGGCGGTGTGGGCCGCGGAGGACGCGCTCGACGACGTCGCGGCGGACACCGCGGGCGCGCTGGAGATCGCCGTGCACCCGGAGCACCAGGGCCGCGGCCACGCCGGCACGGTGCTGGCCGCGATGCGCGACGCCGCCGCGGCGGCCGGGCTGGGCTCGCTGGTGATCCCGGTCCGGCCGCCGGACAAGGCGGCGGTGCCGTCGAAGCCGATGCGCGAGTACGCCGCCGAGACCCGCGCGGACGGGCTGCCCGCGGACCGCTGGCTGCGCACCCACGTCCGCGCGGGCGGCCGCGTCGAGGCGATCGCCCCCTGTTCGGCGACGGTCCAGGCACCGCTCGCGGACTGGCGGCGCTGGACCGGCCTGCCGTTCGACCAAGACGGCGTCGCGACCGTCCCGGGCGCGCTCGCCCCGGTGTTCGTCTCGGTGGCCGAGGACTTCGCGGTCTACGTCGAGCCGAACGTCTGGGTCTCGCACCCGGTCGTGAGTGTTTAG
- a CDS encoding Lrp/AsnC family transcriptional regulator — MPEELLDATDHEILGLLREDARRTLSDIAGRVTLSTAAVKRRIDRLRETGVITGFTVQVDHAKLGWGIEAFTELRFVGNTKVAEILRTTTRMPEAQAVFTIAGDPDALVWLRVRDMAHLQKTIDEIRRHHQVTGTKTLIALESWSRGT; from the coding sequence ATGCCCGAAGAGCTGCTCGACGCGACCGACCACGAGATCCTCGGCCTGCTGCGCGAGGACGCCCGCCGCACGCTGTCCGACATCGCCGGCCGCGTCACCCTCTCCACGGCCGCGGTCAAGCGCCGCATCGACCGGCTGCGTGAGACCGGCGTGATCACCGGCTTCACGGTCCAGGTCGACCACGCGAAGCTGGGCTGGGGCATCGAGGCGTTCACCGAGCTGCGTTTCGTCGGCAACACGAAGGTCGCGGAGATCCTGCGCACGACGACCCGGATGCCGGAGGCCCAGGCGGTCTTCACGATCGCGGGCGACCCGGACGCGCTGGTGTGGCTGAGGGTGCGCGACATGGCGCACCTGCAGAAGACGATCGACGAGATCCGGCGGCACCACCAGGTGACGGGGACGAAGACGCTGATCGCACTGGAATCGTGGTCCCGTGGCACCTGA